A genomic segment from Candidatus Neomarinimicrobiota bacterium encodes:
- a CDS encoding T9SS type A sorting domain-containing protein yields the protein MKHVWYVTTVPLQRMQPTMHANGFSVPIGANSMVDLYGIVADADQNGIDDFKDGLSLSDASITSSFSDYGSNAPVLGYDSGNDQYTVTIGDITLPVYLTYGGSGLYKQRYIVKVPILNAGETVSHYVSPVQYNEVTHEYVGYHPEAWYTDPANGDYTPLFSAATVTIADIVASANTQKRNFEKQCVGCHFDHTVMTETAEGEWIADAPDAGASDIGVSVYDVDGDGTLDLMNTGCERCHGPGSTHSTSALATDIINPSDLTSQQANDMCGFCHSRGSSYPNETFHFPFDDANLEDWDVGDVWADYYVDHGGYYGDSDASEDVTNSSKHHQQYFDLYESAKPTFAYHQVTCYECHDVHNNLEHQIVESIWEDTDGDYVPDLEIPTASDDNTLCLACHASHGEFEALTKEMIADYDTHLSAISAVVQKHTKHPYDPEGTGASNCVECHMPLSIKSAIKYDIRSHTFEAISPSKTLAYNMPNSCATKCHRDNGVGEGAVDLTLGDWSESSDTTISEWGELYRGMWDNAEHADAVGNVLTAVKVATAPVFDGALDDAVWASAQIDTIRMTVEGVNNSAMEVFMQAAYTDDDLYIAAWWADDSKTVRRQELVYQSGSWSITDETNAIREDRIGIFWPMTEITDFESRGCMATCHNTRERWGKYLTVDGELGDMWHSKGARSWPAGYVDDKYLSYEADPSSQEDGGRHGDASGSTFAYFGNRDANDVPQWMGTTHDANPEALYDTSFDAVPYAGSWAETAVAYDANAGWTDGDKLPKYIMKVPDVGSARADIEIRPVWANNQWTVEIKRALDTNDPDHDVIFSDLTKQYAFAVGLIDNGTQPVSSGVYPNLHSHQGVNFEYLRFASDWVSIDDENINIPEIFSLEQNYPNPFNPSTTIKFNTNEMSDINLRVFNILGQEVMTVFEGERLGPGEYEVRLNSTDFISGIYFYELMVNGKSVTKKMTVLK from the coding sequence ATGAAGCATGTCTGGTATGTCACAACGGTTCCGTTGCAACGGATGCAACCAACCATGCATGCCAACGGATTTAGTGTTCCTATAGGTGCTAACTCCATGGTGGATTTATATGGCATTGTAGCTGATGCGGATCAAAATGGGATTGACGATTTTAAAGATGGTTTGAGTTTATCAGACGCATCTATAACATCGTCGTTTTCAGATTATGGATCAAATGCGCCAGTTCTGGGTTATGACAGCGGTAATGATCAATATACAGTAACTATAGGTGATATTACCTTACCAGTATATCTTACCTATGGTGGTAGCGGGTTGTATAAGCAGCGCTACATAGTGAAAGTTCCTATTTTAAACGCAGGTGAAACAGTCAGCCACTATGTGTCGCCAGTTCAGTATAACGAAGTCACTCATGAATATGTGGGTTACCATCCTGAAGCGTGGTACACAGATCCAGCAAACGGAGATTACACGCCTCTATTCAGTGCAGCTACTGTAACGATTGCAGACATAGTTGCTTCTGCGAATACACAAAAACGGAATTTTGAGAAGCAATGTGTAGGTTGTCACTTTGATCATACGGTAATGACTGAAACAGCAGAGGGAGAATGGATAGCTGATGCTCCCGATGCCGGAGCAAGTGACATCGGCGTTTCTGTGTACGATGTTGATGGTGACGGGACGCTTGATTTGATGAATACAGGTTGTGAAAGATGTCACGGTCCTGGTTCTACTCATAGCACTTCCGCTCTTGCAACTGATATTATAAACCCGTCTGACCTAACAAGTCAGCAGGCGAATGATATGTGCGGATTTTGTCACTCCCGCGGTTCAAGTTATCCTAACGAAACTTTCCATTTCCCATTTGACGATGCGAATTTAGAAGATTGGGATGTAGGTGATGTTTGGGCTGATTACTATGTAGATCATGGCGGCTATTACGGCGATTCAGATGCATCGGAGGATGTAACAAATTCCAGTAAACACCACCAACAGTATTTTGATCTCTACGAAAGTGCAAAGCCGACATTTGCTTACCATCAGGTGACGTGTTATGAATGCCATGATGTACATAACAATTTGGAGCATCAAATTGTTGAGAGTATTTGGGAAGATACTGATGGTGATTATGTTCCTGATCTGGAGATCCCAACTGCTAGTGATGACAACACACTCTGTCTTGCTTGTCATGCATCTCACGGAGAATTTGAAGCATTAACGAAAGAAATGATTGCAGACTACGATACTCATTTATCTGCAATATCAGCGGTTGTGCAGAAGCATACGAAACATCCTTACGACCCTGAAGGTACAGGAGCAAGTAATTGTGTAGAATGTCATATGCCATTGAGCATTAAGTCTGCCATTAAATACGACATTCGATCACATACTTTTGAGGCTATTTCACCTTCGAAAACCCTTGCATACAATATGCCGAATTCATGCGCAACAAAATGTCATCGGGATAATGGAGTCGGTGAAGGGGCAGTAGATCTAACCTTAGGAGATTGGTCTGAATCTTCTGATACTACGATTTCCGAATGGGGAGAATTGTATAGAGGAATGTGGGATAATGCTGAACATGCTGATGCGGTCGGTAATGTTCTTACCGCAGTCAAAGTAGCAACCGCACCTGTTTTTGATGGTGCCCTAGATGATGCTGTTTGGGCTAGTGCTCAAATCGATACGATCCGTATGACAGTTGAAGGCGTAAATAATTCCGCAATGGAAGTATTTATGCAGGCTGCTTACACAGATGATGATCTCTATATTGCTGCTTGGTGGGCTGATGATTCTAAAACTGTTCGGCGCCAAGAGCTAGTGTATCAGAGCGGCTCGTGGAGCATTACGGATGAAACCAATGCTATAAGAGAAGATAGGATAGGTATCTTTTGGCCGATGACAGAGATAACCGATTTTGAAAGCCGTGGTTGTATGGCAACCTGTCACAACACTCGCGAACGTTGGGGCAAATATCTGACTGTAGATGGTGAACTTGGCGATATGTGGCACTCTAAAGGTGCCCGCAGCTGGCCAGCCGGTTACGTAGATGATAAATACTTATCGTATGAAGCAGATCCATCCAGCCAGGAAGATGGCGGCCGTCATGGTGATGCTTCAGGATCTACATTTGCCTATTTTGGAAATCGAGATGCTAATGATGTTCCGCAGTGGATGGGCACAACACATGATGCAAATCCGGAAGCATTATATGATACGTCATTTGATGCAGTACCTTATGCTGGAAGTTGGGCTGAAACTGCAGTAGCTTATGATGCAAATGCCGGATGGACAGATGGCGACAAACTTCCGAAATACATCATGAAAGTTCCGGACGTAGGTTCAGCACGGGCAGATATTGAAATTCGCCCGGTTTGGGCAAATAACCAGTGGACGGTTGAAATTAAGCGTGCTTTGGACACCAATGATCCAGACCACGATGTGATATTTAGTGATTTGACAAAACAGTATGCATTTGCTGTTGGTCTCATCGATAACGGTACACAACCAGTAAGTAGTGGAGTTTATCCGAATCTACACTCTCATCAGGGTGTAAATTTTGAGTACCTCCGCTTCGCATCTGACTGGGTATCTATTGATGATGAAAATATCAATATCCCGGAGATATTCTCACTAGAACAGAATTACCCGAATCCGTTCAACCCATCGACTACGATTAAGTTCAACACAAATGAGATGAGTGATATAAACTTGCGGGTTTTCAATATTCTCGGGCAGGAAGTTATGACTGTCTTTGAAGGAGAACGTTTAGGTCCAGGTGAGTATGAAGTACGATTAAATTCTACCGATTTTATTTCTGGTATATACTTCTATGAACTCATGGTTAATGGTAAAAGTGTAACGAAAAAAATGACTGTACTCAAATAA
- a CDS encoding cytochrome c3 family protein: MIKYLFTVFAFLTSMLVFGQNGQQAWSSYCETCHSCEKPTLVDPCLTICPRHGGHLEGEHKIEEGPDIVVLDQLVNLYQPVPFAHKLHASMADMSGGCSFCHHYSEVDKDVPPCRECHEISPAVGNLQQPGLKGAYHRQCIGCHRDWSHETGCVACHEVKHKSTVSEPSIDKSDILGIPHPRIIAEKKYVYETLYEPAPIVTFHHSDHVDQFGLTCTSCHQGDNCGRCHELGHKREKIEHVKTCVSCHSDDQCAFCHSLTEKPQFNHTDVIGWSLKKRHRNATCQDCHGETKNFKVPSKSCFDCHDWDLDTFEHSIVGLELDEDHEDNECVDCHTDEIFDNSPVCADCHDEIEFPTELPGKRVQ, from the coding sequence GTGATTAAATACCTTTTTACGGTTTTTGCTTTTCTTACTTCAATGTTGGTGTTTGGGCAGAATGGGCAGCAAGCATGGAGTTCCTATTGTGAAACCTGCCACTCGTGCGAAAAACCAACCCTCGTAGATCCATGTCTCACAATTTGCCCGCGGCATGGGGGACACCTCGAGGGTGAACATAAAATAGAAGAGGGACCGGATATTGTAGTTTTGGATCAGTTGGTTAATCTTTACCAACCAGTTCCTTTTGCTCACAAACTCCACGCCTCAATGGCGGATATGAGTGGTGGATGTTCCTTCTGTCACCATTATTCTGAAGTAGACAAGGATGTCCCTCCATGTAGAGAATGCCACGAAATTTCTCCGGCGGTTGGTAATCTTCAGCAGCCGGGACTTAAAGGAGCATATCATCGTCAATGCATTGGATGCCATCGGGATTGGAGTCATGAAACGGGTTGCGTTGCCTGCCATGAGGTAAAGCATAAATCAACAGTTTCTGAACCGTCTATTGACAAGTCTGATATTCTTGGAATTCCTCACCCACGAATCATTGCCGAAAAGAAATATGTTTATGAAACACTTTACGAGCCAGCTCCCATAGTTACCTTTCACCACAGCGACCACGTTGACCAGTTTGGATTGACGTGTACCAGTTGTCATCAGGGAGATAACTGCGGAAGATGTCACGAATTGGGTCACAAGCGGGAGAAGATAGAGCACGTAAAAACCTGCGTTTCCTGTCATAGTGATGACCAGTGCGCTTTTTGTCATAGCCTTACGGAAAAACCACAATTTAACCATACTGATGTTATTGGTTGGTCTTTGAAAAAAAGGCATCGTAACGCAACCTGCCAAGACTGTCATGGCGAAACAAAAAATTTCAAAGTTCCATCAAAATCATGCTTCGATTGTCATGATTGGGATTTGGATACATTTGAGCATTCAATCGTTGGACTTGAATTGGATGAAGACCATGAAGATAATGAGTGTGTAGATTGTCATACAGATGAAATATTTGATAATTCACCGGTCTGTGCAGATTGTCATGATGAGATTGAATTCCCAACTGAACTACCGGGTAAAAGAGTTCAGTAA